One Gloeothece verrucosa PCC 7822 DNA window includes the following coding sequences:
- a CDS encoding response regulator transcription factor, giving the protein MREVLLVEDSQVQREMISNLLRDYGLNVSIACDGVEALEFIETFNPDLVVLDIVMPRMNGYEVCRRLKSDPKTKHLPVVLCSSKGEEFDRYWGMKQGADAYIAKPFQPVELLGTIKQLLRGEN; this is encoded by the coding sequence ATGAGGGAAGTTTTGCTAGTAGAAGACAGTCAAGTTCAACGGGAGATGATTTCAAACCTATTACGGGACTATGGTTTGAATGTATCAATAGCCTGTGACGGGGTTGAAGCATTAGAGTTTATTGAAACATTTAACCCAGATCTGGTGGTTTTGGATATTGTCATGCCTCGCATGAATGGTTATGAAGTCTGTCGCCGTTTAAAATCCGATCCCAAGACGAAGCACTTACCGGTGGTTTTATGTTCTTCTAAAGGAGAAGAATTTGATCGTTACTGGGGGATGAAACAAGGGGCTGATGCTTATATTGCCAAACCTTTTCAGCCAGTGGAGTTGCTCGGCACTATTAAACAATTATTAAGAGGTGAAAATTAA
- a CDS encoding response regulator: MSSYMQGTLNEIDIRSILQLIELGQRTGELFVEAYPSTGNFALNKFSCSPWPKTLVPYTRGVSEQFWFVFFVNGQIAYAADHSQSNLFRLRDYLHRYKIADQLNHLPLDSIESTNTPEYGCIWLLLAKNILTPAQGRSIIENMIQETLFDLFSLHHGSFIFEMGSAIAPQLTTLEIGIQIPKIIKQVQQWKQFYPQIQHPDQYVLLTDEESLKSTVPEKIYLNLSQWAEEKTTLRQLSRYLNRELVAIARALYPYTERGWLQLVSPLDPRFTKVDKALENQLFFPKIVCIDDDITIRKNVENILQENGYQVTIIGEPLQALSQVFEIEPDLILCDIAMPKLDGYELCAMLRQSTVFRQIPIIMLTGQETFIDRVRARMVGATDYLTKPFGRSELLLLLEKYTGCRE; the protein is encoded by the coding sequence ATGAGTAGTTATATGCAAGGAACGTTGAATGAGATTGATATCCGCAGTATTTTACAACTGATCGAACTAGGTCAGCGCACTGGCGAATTATTTGTAGAAGCGTACCCGTCCACAGGGAATTTTGCCCTCAACAAATTTTCTTGTAGTCCCTGGCCAAAAACCCTTGTCCCTTATACAAGAGGGGTATCAGAACAATTTTGGTTTGTTTTTTTCGTTAATGGACAAATTGCCTATGCGGCTGATCACTCCCAGAGCAATTTATTTCGGTTGCGGGATTATCTTCATCGCTACAAAATCGCCGATCAATTGAACCATCTCCCGCTTGACTCTATTGAAAGCACGAATACTCCAGAGTATGGTTGTATTTGGTTACTATTAGCCAAAAATATTTTAACGCCAGCCCAAGGCCGCAGCATTATCGAAAATATGATCCAAGAAACGCTTTTTGATTTATTCAGTCTTCATCACGGAAGCTTTATTTTTGAAATGGGTTCGGCCATAGCTCCTCAACTGACCACTCTAGAAATAGGGATTCAAATCCCCAAAATCATCAAACAAGTACAACAATGGAAACAATTCTATCCTCAGATTCAACATCCCGACCAATATGTATTACTGACTGATGAAGAAAGTTTAAAATCTACTGTCCCCGAAAAAATTTATTTAAATTTATCTCAATGGGCAGAAGAAAAAACCACCCTACGACAATTATCGAGATACTTAAATCGCGAATTAGTAGCGATCGCCAGAGCCTTATATCCATACACGGAGAGAGGCTGGCTACAATTAGTCAGTCCGCTTGATCCAAGGTTCACTAAGGTAGACAAAGCCTTAGAGAATCAGTTATTTTTTCCTAAAATTGTCTGTATCGATGATGACATAACTATCCGAAAAAACGTAGAAAATATATTACAAGAAAATGGATATCAGGTAACGATTATCGGCGAGCCTCTACAAGCTTTAAGTCAAGTGTTTGAAATAGAGCCAGATTTGATTTTATGTGACATTGCCATGCCGAAGCTTGATGGCTATGAACTCTGTGCCATGCTCAGGCAGTCAACAGTTTTTCGGCAGATTCCGATCATCATGTTAACTGGACAAGAAACCTTTATTGATCGGGTGAGAGCGCGGATGGTAGGGGCTACAGACTACCTAACCAAACCGTTTGGCAGGAGTGAGTTATTGCTGTTACTCGAGAAATATACCGGGTGTCGAGAATAG